GGTGGTCGGTGTCCTGACCTTCGTGTCGCTGGCACCGGGCCCCGAGGGGAGCATCGTCCAGGGCTTCAACTTCGTCATCCCCTCCGATGCGGTGCGCCAGTTCATCAAGGGCACCGAGGTCACGCCCGGCGCCCAGAGCCGCTTCAACACCGTCTGGTGGGCAGGCCTCCGCGATTTCTTCAACGATCGCTTCACGCGCGCCGACCGCCAGTTCGAGCAGGCCGACAAGATCGTTTCAAACCTCCCGGACGTCAAGCGGATGCGCGCCGAGGCCGACGACAAGATCAAGAACCCGCCGCCGCAGCCGTTCCCGTGGGCGTGGGTCGCGCTCGGCGTCACCCTGGTCAGCGCCAGCGGCTACGGCGGCATCTGGGCCCGTCGCTGGTGGCGCAACCGGTTTCGGATCGTCCCGGCCCAGGTCATCGGACTCATGGAGAGCGGACAGAATCCGATCTTCCTCGACGTGCGAACGTCGAACGACTTCGAGACGAGCCCCCTCAAGCTGCCCGGAGCCATCCGGCTCGCACCCGAAGACATCGAAGGAGGACGCTTCGAGCTCCAGGTTGAGCCGAGGCAGCCGATCATCACGTACTGCGCGAGCCGCGACGAGCAGACGAGTTCCCGGGTGACCCAGCAGCTCCGGCAGCGTGGCCACCGGAACGTCCGGATCCTGAGGGGCGGCCTCGGCGGCTGGACGAACGCGGGGCTGCCCGTCGAGGCGAAGTCGCACCTGCCGTCGATCGGGCTCGAGATCTACAAGAACCTGACCGTCGGCGACCTCCCGCGGCGCCAGTTCGAGCCGGGACAGATCATCTTCAAGGAGGGCGACGACGCCCGCGGCGAGGCCTTCGTCGTCCACTCCGGGAAGGTCGACATCCGCAAGCGCACCGATGGCAGCGAGCGGGTCATCCGCACCCTCGGCGAGGGGGAGCTGCTCGGCGAGATGGCGCTGTTTCGGAAGGCGCCCCGCTCCGCGAGCGCTGTCGCGGCGACCGACGTCCAGCTCCTGGTGATCCGGACCGATCAGCTGGACTGGCTCATCAGGAACCGCGCCCAGCTCACGTTCGAGATCCTGAAACGGCTCTCGGACCTGCTGGCGCAGCGCGAGCCCAGCGAAGAGCCCGGCGCCTGATCCCGCTCAGGGCCCGCCGCCGGCG
This Candidatus Rokuibacteriota bacterium DNA region includes the following protein-coding sequences:
- a CDS encoding trypsin-like peptidase domain-containing protein, producing MPPKPVAVALGVALGLVLGEAVPARAERPLSVPEALLRAKPAVALIVAEVSAEVRLNCGSGETTATPPVFRETGTGWFIDPSGLVVTNAHVVQPAHTPGRWMINSFARRAAETTCLPALLKRAGLKPAQRPEVEEQLKRQVHDSVVPNAKVKLTPQISVLLSNGTRLPAEVKKYTPPLSLEPGQVSGRDLALLKVAGRDYPVLPVADSKVVKIGDPIHILGFPGVVLSHELLNQSASMEASVTNGAVSGFKEDVSNQPMIQTDAPAAWGNSGGPAVNSRGEVVGVLTFVSLAPGPEGSIVQGFNFVIPSDAVRQFIKGTEVTPGAQSRFNTVWWAGLRDFFNDRFTRADRQFEQADKIVSNLPDVKRMRAEADDKIKNPPPQPFPWAWVALGVTLVSASGYGGIWARRWWRNRFRIVPAQVIGLMESGQNPIFLDVRTSNDFETSPLKLPGAIRLAPEDIEGGRFELQVEPRQPIITYCASRDEQTSSRVTQQLRQRGHRNVRILRGGLGGWTNAGLPVEAKSHLPSIGLEIYKNLTVGDLPRRQFEPGQIIFKEGDDARGEAFVVHSGKVDIRKRTDGSERVIRTLGEGELLGEMALFRKAPRSASAVAATDVQLLVIRTDQLDWLIRNRAQLTFEILKRLSDLLAQREPSEEPGA